A portion of the Kribbella jejuensis genome contains these proteins:
- a CDS encoding FadR/GntR family transcriptional regulator, with the protein MSPTKPVTTTRTPGVSQTDVVVQGIRQLIVDGHLRPGDRLPIERDLAAALGVSRNPLREGVRALSIMGVLETRQGDGTYVTALDPSILLAPMGFVVDLQDVSGTHNLHAVRRILETEAAALAARDITADRLAAAEELLSTNAAELALPNPDHETVIENDIAFHRIVAEASGNSVLAALIHALGGRTMRDRLRRSIAQPGADDTSHREHLSILAALTAHDPDRARTRMSAHLFTVEDYLQSRPSTAEPEG; encoded by the coding sequence ATGAGCCCGACCAAGCCGGTCACGACCACCCGGACACCAGGCGTATCCCAGACCGACGTCGTCGTTCAGGGCATCCGGCAACTGATCGTCGACGGACACCTCCGGCCGGGCGACCGGCTCCCGATCGAGCGCGACCTCGCCGCCGCGCTCGGCGTGTCCCGGAACCCGCTCCGCGAAGGCGTCCGGGCGCTGTCGATCATGGGCGTGCTGGAGACCCGCCAGGGCGACGGCACGTACGTCACCGCGCTCGATCCGTCCATCCTGCTCGCTCCGATGGGGTTCGTCGTGGACCTGCAGGACGTCAGCGGCACCCACAACCTGCACGCCGTACGACGCATCCTGGAGACCGAGGCCGCCGCGCTGGCGGCCCGCGACATCACCGCCGACCGCCTGGCCGCCGCGGAGGAACTGCTCAGCACCAACGCGGCCGAGCTCGCACTCCCCAACCCGGATCACGAGACGGTGATCGAGAACGACATCGCCTTCCACCGGATCGTCGCCGAGGCCTCGGGCAACTCCGTGCTGGCCGCGCTCATCCACGCCCTCGGCGGCCGTACGATGCGCGACCGCCTCCGCCGCTCGATCGCCCAACCAGGCGCCGATGACACCTCGCACCGCGAACACCTCTCGATCCTGGCCGCGCTCACCGCCCACGACCCCGACCGAGCCCGTACCCGCATGTCGGCCCACCTCTTCACCGTCGAGGACTACCTCCAGAGCCGCCCGAGCACAGCCGAGCCCGAAGGATGA
- a CDS encoding glycoside hydrolase family 43 protein: protein MKPVHAGYLYAHFKRESVDGEQIYFALSDGNDPLHFDDLNDGRPVLYSTLGERGVRDPHIVRSPTGDRFYLVATDLRLYDSLDWDRHQRRGSRSIMIWESTDLVNWGDGRLVEVAPPEAGNTWAPEAVWDPEQDAYLVHWSSTLYDNAGHAGDSYNRIMYATTRDFHEFSEPRVWIDRGWHTIDTTVIDHDGVYYRFLKDERSRDGVAPYGKSIFSETSPSLTAADWQPLAEGIGLGAISQGEGPLVYKSNTEDKWYLWIDEFTPERRYVPFETTDLAGGRWTPCKDHRLPKDPCHGVVLPVTAEEYERLRSAWT, encoded by the coding sequence ATGAAGCCCGTCCACGCTGGGTACCTGTACGCACACTTCAAGCGCGAATCGGTCGACGGCGAGCAGATCTACTTCGCCCTGAGCGACGGCAACGACCCCCTGCACTTCGACGACCTCAACGACGGACGACCGGTCCTGTACTCGACGCTCGGCGAACGTGGCGTCCGCGACCCGCACATCGTCCGCTCCCCCACTGGTGACCGGTTCTACTTGGTCGCGACGGACCTGCGGCTCTACGACAGCCTCGACTGGGATCGCCATCAACGCCGCGGCAGCCGGTCGATCATGATCTGGGAATCAACGGATCTGGTGAACTGGGGCGACGGCCGGCTCGTCGAGGTCGCGCCGCCGGAGGCCGGCAACACCTGGGCTCCGGAGGCGGTCTGGGACCCCGAACAGGACGCCTATCTGGTGCACTGGTCGTCCACGCTCTACGACAACGCCGGGCACGCCGGTGACAGCTACAACCGCATCATGTACGCCACCACGCGCGACTTCCACGAGTTCTCCGAGCCGCGCGTCTGGATCGACCGGGGCTGGCACACGATCGACACGACGGTGATCGACCACGACGGCGTGTACTACCGCTTTCTCAAGGACGAACGCAGCCGCGACGGCGTAGCGCCGTACGGCAAGTCGATCTTCTCCGAAACCTCACCCTCGCTGACCGCCGCGGACTGGCAGCCCTTGGCCGAAGGGATCGGCCTCGGAGCGATCAGCCAGGGCGAAGGCCCGCTGGTGTACAAGTCGAACACCGAGGACAAGTGGTACCTCTGGATCGACGAATTCACTCCCGAACGCCGCTACGTCCCGTTCGAAACCACCGATCTCGCCGGCGGCCGATGGACTCCATGCAAGGACCACCGACTGCCGAAAGACCCATGCCACGGCGTCGTGCTGCCGGTGACCGCCGAGGAGTACGAACGCCTCCGCTCCGCGTGGACCTGA
- a CDS encoding class I SAM-dependent methyltransferase, with translation MALRGWARTFANGTVVAKLEALNARHPWSHNDHFHSWILANLPERRHSALDVGCGRGELLASLAPHFATVQGADADASMRELAAQRCSGLANVTVQAGEWARTSGPFDLVTMIAVLHHLDVANALRDVRRLLAPNGKFLAVDLAVPSSLRDHAWDLASAVTNPIIGYVKHPWPNPAGKQPPPFPVRDPTQTFDELRDIVDDVMPGAEMRHHLGFRHTIAWTKR, from the coding sequence ATGGCCTTACGAGGATGGGCGAGGACGTTCGCGAACGGGACCGTGGTCGCGAAGCTGGAGGCCCTCAATGCGCGGCATCCGTGGAGCCACAACGATCACTTCCACAGTTGGATCCTCGCGAACCTTCCGGAGCGGCGGCACTCGGCACTCGACGTCGGTTGCGGGCGCGGGGAGCTACTGGCTTCCCTGGCGCCGCACTTCGCGACCGTCCAGGGTGCCGACGCGGACGCGAGCATGCGCGAACTGGCCGCGCAACGGTGCAGCGGTCTGGCGAACGTAACCGTCCAGGCCGGCGAGTGGGCCCGAACCTCCGGCCCGTTCGACCTCGTGACGATGATCGCCGTCCTGCACCACCTCGACGTCGCGAACGCGTTGCGCGACGTACGGCGGCTGCTCGCCCCCAACGGCAAGTTTCTCGCCGTCGACCTCGCGGTACCGAGCAGTCTCCGCGACCACGCCTGGGATCTCGCGTCGGCGGTGACCAACCCGATCATCGGGTACGTCAAGCACCCGTGGCCGAACCCCGCGGGCAAGCAACCCCCGCCGTTCCCCGTCCGGGATCCCACGCAGACGTTCGACGAACTACGCGACATCGTCGACGACGTGATGCCAGGTGCCGAGATGCGCCACCACCTCGGCTTCCGCCACACCATCGCCTGGACCAAACGCTAA